Proteins encoded in a region of the Muntiacus reevesi chromosome 19, mMunRee1.1, whole genome shotgun sequence genome:
- the SRSF12 gene encoding serine/arginine-rich splicing factor 12 isoform X1: MSRYTRPPNTSLFVRNVADATRPEDLRREFGRYGPIVDVYIPLDFYTRRPRGFAYVQFEDVRDAEDALYNLNRKWVCGRQIEIQFAQGDRKTPGQMKSKERHPCSPSDHRRSRSPSQRRTRSRSSSWGRNRRRSDSLKESRHRRFSYSQSKSRSKSLPRRSTSARQSRTPRRNSGSRERSRSKSLQKRSKSIGKSQSSSPQKQTSSGTKSRSHGRHSDSIARSPCKSPKAYTNSETKAQTAKHSHFGSHSRSRSYRHKNSW; the protein is encoded by the exons ATGTCTCGCTACACGAGACCCCCCAACACCTCCCTGTTCGTCAGGAACGTCGCGGACGCCACCAG GCCTGAGGACTTGCGCCGTGAGTTTGGTCGATATGGCCCTATAGTAGACGTTTACATTCCACTTGACTTCTACACCCGCCGCCCAAGAGGATTTGCTTATGTTCA ATTTGAAGATGTTCGTGATGCTGAAGACGCGCTTTATAACCTCAATAGAAAGTGGGTATGTGGCCGTCAGATTGAAATACAGTTTGCACAAGGTGATCGCAAAA CACCAGGGCAGATGAAATCAAAAGAACGTCACCCTTGTTCTCCAAGTGATCATAGGAGATCAAGAAGCCCTAGCCAAAGAAGAACCCGAAGTAGAAGTTCCTCATGGGGAAGAAATAGGCGGCGGTCGGATAGCCTTAAAGA GTCTCGACACAGGCGATTTTCTTACAGCCAGTCTAAATCTCGCTCCAAATCACTACCCAGGCGGTCTACCTCAGCACGGCAGTCAAGAACTCCAAGAAGGAATTCTGGTTCTAGAGAACGGTCAAGGTCCAAGTCCTTGCAGAAAAGGTCCAAGTCAATAGGAAAATCACAGTCAAGCTCACCTCAGAAGCAGACTAGCTCAGGAACAAAATCAAGATCACATGGAAGACATTCTGACTCCATAGCAAGATCCCCATGTAAATCTCCCAAAGCGTATACCAATTCTGAAACAAAAGCACAGACAGCGAAACACTCTCACTTTGGATCACATTCCAGGTCGCGGAGTTATCGTCATAAAAACAGCTGGTGA
- the SRSF12 gene encoding serine/arginine-rich splicing factor 12 isoform X2 has product MKSKERHPCSPSDHRRSRSPSQRRTRSRSSSWGRNRRRSDSLKESRHRRFSYSQSKSRSKSLPRRSTSARQSRTPRRNSGSRERSRSKSLQKRSKSIGKSQSSSPQKQTSSGTKSRSHGRHSDSIARSPCKSPKAYTNSETKAQTAKHSHFGSHSRSRSYRHKNSW; this is encoded by the exons ATGAAATCAAAAGAACGTCACCCTTGTTCTCCAAGTGATCATAGGAGATCAAGAAGCCCTAGCCAAAGAAGAACCCGAAGTAGAAGTTCCTCATGGGGAAGAAATAGGCGGCGGTCGGATAGCCTTAAAGA GTCTCGACACAGGCGATTTTCTTACAGCCAGTCTAAATCTCGCTCCAAATCACTACCCAGGCGGTCTACCTCAGCACGGCAGTCAAGAACTCCAAGAAGGAATTCTGGTTCTAGAGAACGGTCAAGGTCCAAGTCCTTGCAGAAAAGGTCCAAGTCAATAGGAAAATCACAGTCAAGCTCACCTCAGAAGCAGACTAGCTCAGGAACAAAATCAAGATCACATGGAAGACATTCTGACTCCATAGCAAGATCCCCATGTAAATCTCCCAAAGCGTATACCAATTCTGAAACAAAAGCACAGACAGCGAAACACTCTCACTTTGGATCACATTCCAGGTCGCGGAGTTATCGTCATAAAAACAGCTGGTGA